Sequence from the Candidatus Eisenbacteria bacterium genome:
GATTGTTTCGCTAAGGCACCCGCTAGCCGACAAACGGTTTGAAGCCCGGTACAAAATAGGAGACTGCCTGGAGGCGATCGGGAAGTTCCAGGAAGGTCTTCAGTTCTATCAGGACATGCTCAAAGAGGTTAAAGGTGGCGTCAAGGAAGCAGAGGTCACGATCAGAATCGGACGGTCCTACGAAAGGCTTGCTGACGCCAAGAAAGCAATAGAGATTTACAACCAAGTCATGGACAAATTTCCGAAGAGCGCCTTTGCGGCCGAAGCACAGTTCAGGGTCGGATACACTTACGAGATTTTGCTCGAAGACCTTGATAAGGCAAGGGAGAGCTATGATAAGGTAAAAACGATATACTCGCGGTCTCAGTTTGTCGAGCAGGCGGGAACACGGTCTTCCAATATTGCCAAGTGGGGAGAGTACAAGAAGGAATCGAAAGACGAGGGCGGCGAGAAGGCAGCCGAGAAGGCCTTCATGCTTGCCGAGCTGCTTTTCTTTCAACTCGACAAGGTTGACAAGGCCCTTGAGCAATATGCTCTGGTTGAGAGGGACTACCCCGGATCAAGCTTTGCTCCAAGGGCTGCGTTTGCCACCGCCTGGATTCTGAAGAATGTGAAGAAGGACGAGCAGGGATCGAAAGAAGCTTTCCTCCGCGTCACAGAGATGTATCCGAACACGCCGTTTGCGGAGGCCGCCGCCAAGGCATTGGAAGAACACTTCGAAGCCGACTCAACCTTGAAGAGTCCAGACCCAAATGACCGTCAGTAGGGCAGGTACTCAGCATTCCCGCTGAGCTGCCATGCGGCGTGCGAACCAGCTCTGCTTGACCGCAGGGCAAGGCTTCGGCATCGGCTGTAACCAAAGAGGGCGCAGATTGAGGGCTGTCCTGGAGTGCAGCATAGTCAGGAGCCAGAAAGAAATTGGCGGCGGGCTCTTTCATCTTGAGATAACTCTTCCTTCCTCTTTCCCGGTACCCGATCCCGGACAATTCCTGCATG
This genomic interval carries:
- a CDS encoding tetratricopeptide repeat protein; protein product: MIRRAPLYLLLLLFASGCAYFNTFYHARKYYNQAAESQRKSGLERASPGEANLYNKSLEKCTKVITQYPKSRWVDDAAYLMGLCYFARGEYDKAQEKFEEIPLAYPKSNLVPDCHLMKGKCLFKKKVHDQAEVVLLSTLSDYPRINHRDDLLFTLGENSLATKENEKALQWFTRVYKEETGSKRRYDALIKIGEVDYLLKRFDEAKEAFTIVSLRHPLADKRFEARYKIGDCLEAIGKFQEGLQFYQDMLKEVKGGVKEAEVTIRIGRSYERLADAKKAIEIYNQVMDKFPKSAFAAEAQFRVGYTYEILLEDLDKARESYDKVKTIYSRSQFVEQAGTRSSNIAKWGEYKKESKDEGGEKAAEKAFMLAELLFFQLDKVDKALEQYALVERDYPGSSFAPRAAFATAWILKNVKKDEQGSKEAFLRVTEMYPNTPFAEAAAKALEEHFEADSTLKSPDPNDRQ